The following is a genomic window from Rutidosis leptorrhynchoides isolate AG116_Rl617_1_P2 chromosome 8, CSIRO_AGI_Rlap_v1, whole genome shotgun sequence.
ctcgaaattgaaAGAAGTTATAGAATTGAAAATGCACCAAGTAGCAAACAAATGAGGGTGCTTGGCCCGCATGGTTTCCTCGAGTTCCCAAGTGGCCTCGCTAGCTGGATGATTCTTCCATTGAACTTTAACAAAAGGGGTGGAGCTTTTACGAGTTACTCTCTCCTCGCGTTCTATGATAGCTTCGGGCTCTTCAACATAAGAAAGATCAGCTCGAATTTCAGAAAAAGGATATTGCACCACGTGCAATGGATGATAGTTGTAACCCCGCAACTGAGATACGTGAAATACGTTATGAACATGAGATAACTGTGGCGGTAATGCTAAACGATAAGATACTTCACCAACtcgatctaatatctcaaacggtccaatatatcgAGGACTGAGCTTTCCTTTCAAACCAAAACGTCGTATAcccttccaaggtgacacctttaaaaaCACCTTATCACCCACCACAAACTCTAACGAACGTCGGTGTTTATCGGCATACACTTTCTGTCTCGATTGGGCTTCCTTCAGTCGATTCGTAGCTATAGCGACCTTTTCATTAGTCACTCTAACCAACTCAGGTCCTTCAATCAATTTTTCACCCGCTTCATTCCAACAAACTGGCGCTCTACACTTCCGACCATAGAGCATCTCAAATGGCGCCATACGGATACTAGCCTGCCAACTATTATTATAGGCAAACTCCACCAAACATAAGTACTCATCTCAATTTCCCTTCCAATCTAGGGCACACgctcgaagcatatcttcc
Proteins encoded in this region:
- the LOC139864126 gene encoding uncharacterized protein gives rise to the protein MAPFEMLYGRKCRAPVCWNEAGEKLIEGPELVRVTNEKVAIATNRLKEAQSRQKVYADKHRRSLEFVVGDKVFLKVSPWKGIRRFGLKGKLSPRYIGPFEILDRVGEVSYRLALPPQLSHVHNVFHVSQLRGYNYHPLHVVQYPFSEIRADLSYVEEPEAIIEREERVTRKSSTPFVKVQWKNHPASEATWELEETMRAKHPHLFATWCIFNSITSFNFEDEIFFLSRWRFNIL